The Silene latifolia isolate original U9 population chromosome 4, ASM4854445v1, whole genome shotgun sequence region TGCAAGGTCAGTGTACCCCCTCCCCCCTCCTGTTGCTCCTCCTTccttcaaaacaaaaacacaaaagaatTAAAGAGAACAGGTAAATAACGCGTGGTATAGGCGATGATCAATCTGTTGCCAGTTTGGCACCATCATGGTCATAACTACATCATTATCCCAGTGCTTTAAGTGGACTTGTAAATGGCGGGGATTTGAGATGATCGAATGACCCTTGcattgaaaaagaagaaaaggagaaTAGGGGAGAGGTTAATAGGAGTGGTATAGGGGATGATAATGTTTGTTTCCAGTGTGGCGCCACCATGGCCACGAATACAACTGTTAGAAAATGAGACTTTTACCTTTAGTTAATTAATGAAGCTTCTTGGTATTTAATAATGTTCATGTACTTGTTAAGTAGTTAACAAACTAACAACTAACATGAACCTTATGTTGTTAGTTCTAGAAACTGATTTGCATTAACTTCTTTGTAATTGTGCATTTGTGCATGCATCCAGGAATGTACAAAATTGCCTGACCAGCTATAAATAATTAAAAAGTACGCCATGTAACCGTAAATACTATCAAGCAACAACTAAGCCAATTAATATAAATCATCTTCTTCTATATCCTTTAAACTAGTTATTATCTCTAAGACTACCCCCAATGGCTCAAAATGAAAGGGTAAGAGATGATCAGATGTTTGTACCTTTGCCCCTGTATTTTATTCTGCACATAGGGGCAATTTCAGATGACCGGTAATAAAAGTGGTGTCAAGAAATGTATTGCATGACTCCTACTTCACATTAGAAAGAAGCACCACACCACACCACACCACTACTGTTTTTCTTGGTAAATATTCCTAGAATCATAAATTAATGTTATGTGTCAGTGTTACTCCCTCCGTCCGAGTGAGAAGTTATCTATTTCCGTTTTGGGTGTATTATTTAATAGTTATCTATTTGCTGGAAAATGCAAGCTGAGGAAACACGTGGAGTCAAAAATCATAACAAACAAGTGTAAAGGTTCAAGAGTAGGAAAGTAGAGAGTTTAAAAATTGTTAGTGGTAGTAACTAGCATTAACAGGCATTTGGCTGGCCCAATTTTTAGTCGATTTTTGTATCTGAATTCCATGTCCCGAATTCATTTATGAACacatttttttttaaagtgaatgtAAACTCAACTGTAGATATGAGAAGCAGCCATGTAGCTGTGCTATATTGTATTGTTATTTGCAATTTATGCGCGAGGACATGTTCAGTAAGATATTACTTGATACACTGAGTAATTAGTGTAAAACATCATCATACTCTGATACGTTACCAACGACTTCATGTCAATGCTGTGTGGGCTAACTGCTGAGAGTTTGTGGTTGTTGAGACTGGGTAGTGGCAGTGAGGACCTAGATTGGGAGAAGGCAGGAGAGCTAGCTAGGTTGTGTGGTGTTGGGGATAAAGAAGTACAAAGGAAGGAGGTTGACACTTTTAGAACGAGTTGTGATCTCGCGGactttagatctttgttttgctAGATTAAGGTTTTAAATCCACCTAATTACGTACTTAAACCATGAAAACAAACTGTCACATAGGGATATAGAATTGGCTACTAGGTTAGGGTTTGTTTCCATAGTTGGATTTCCAATAATATATGCGTTTTAGATGAGTCATCCCTTTTGTGCACTAACATTGGGAGGTACCGTGCATGCATTTTgtgggatctaaactagttacaTATTGATTCTAAAGTCTAAACTTGCTGATGTGGACTTGTACATGTACTCATATTTTCAGTTGCAACGACAACTGAGTGCTGTTGCCACTCAAGAAGAAGATGAAGACATGTTTGAAGAAGCTGCTTAAGTTGCAACTTGAGTTGTTTGTATAGTGAGAATGTAGTGTACATTTAGGCAACAGCTCGATCGGGATCCTTGAGCATCTTGGATTATTCTTGCTTTCAGAGAATCACAGAAGATAATCAATGGTCCTCTCTGAAATTGGTTCCATCTTAAGAGCTATACCTACTGTCTGTGGGGTCCTTTTGTTTATAGAAGAACCCATGTCTGGGAaaaatgatgatgacgatgatcaTTGGGTACAATTGTTCATTGATTTAGAGTTCTTAAAGGGAATCTTTGGAGGATGGTTGGTGTATAGTTATGATGCTAAAAGTTTTGTAAGGCTTTTTTCAGAATATGTTGCTATTGGTttgtaatttttatttacgtacaatatactccgtattattgATCTTTGGATTTGAATATAATATTTATgtaaacaaaaataataaaaaattggTTCGACAACGTAAGCTTGAATCTCTCATTTTTTTTTATCTTAATACATGTAAAGCCAAGCCAGGATGGAATTTGACCTCCTGGAGGCAATATTGAGTGATCATCTCGACTTGTTATTTTGGTGATGTGATGTTATTGCTCGCCAACATTGTCCTCACTTGTGTAAGCTTAACGGCTGGTATGAGTATTTTCCGTAATTGTTAGCCGGTTGTAACTTGACATAAATTTGGAGATATTAGGTGTTCAGTTGGCAATCAGATTCAAATTCAAAAGGAGATAATATAAATAGAATGTCGTCTATACATCAGAAAAGGAGCATTCTTCTCCATATTAGGAAATGCTACAACACAAGAATACAGTGTAATTTTACAAGTTACGAGCATCCCGCAGAAGAGGAAAGAGAAAATATACAAATTCCATTATTCTATAAATGAGAGGCCGATTGATTGATACATTATCCACATTTGTAAGAGTACTATGGCACACAGAAAACTGAAGATGAGAGGCTTTTCAGTTTTCAAAGACTACCAATTATCCTTGACAATTTTGGACTTTTCGAGTATGACTTTGCCTTCCTTATACTTCTGTGATTCCTCATACGCTCGTTCATACTTCCAACCAAGTACCTCATGGCAATCCGAGCAGTAGACATCTGCAACTGTGTGGAGACCAGTCATGAGGTGTCTGTCCTCTTTCGGGCCAACATCGATGTTCATTGCATGAGAAAACAGAAATGCCCTACTATTTTTCCCCTGAATGAGAGTAAAATTCAATACGACGACAGTCAGAGAACACTTTTGATAGAGGCTGAATCTGAATGCTTTTGTATTTGATGTTCATCACAGAAATTTTCATCTATTTGATGTACGCCATCACAATTCACAAATGTAAAACTCGGAACATCTTAAACTGACTCCTAAACTCATTAATATTATTGCGCCAAGGAATGAACATATTAGATAGATGAATTGCCAACATAATCAATCGACTTGTCGATTATCTTTGTTCGTTTACTACTGACTCCTAAACTCGTTAATTGTGCTTTGTTTGTTTATTCACTGCTGCAGCATTTATATACTGTACTAGTCACCAACAAATTCAGATATACATGAAAATACTTGAAAACAAATCTTTAACTCTTTTCAAGTATCAAAGACATATTCCAAATTGTATTTCCAAAttaatccaaaaatgacaaagaaaAGCAATTGAAAATAGAAAATGGAGGCATCAACATTACCTGGAACGCTTTAGAAATGATATCATCGTGGAGAGCAACGTTGTTTCGACAATTATAGCAACTGTAGAGCCTAGGGCCAATCAATCCCGCCATGAAAAATGAAAACAATTCCACAATTCTCCCTATGATTCACGAAACACACACAGAAAAATCTAAAGAGGCAATCACTGCTGAGGTCAATTTTGTAATTACAGTTCTCAAACTCCTTTCtgcgtctcaattatttgtttacttttatatTTCTTaattaaaagtaaacaaatgattgagacggagaggGTACTTACTTTGTGAAACTTAATCAAGACAGACCTGAAGATGCTGCCCTTGACCAATTATTTAGTAAATATAATAGCTGTTGAAGACAGAAAGATGATCATATATAAGAACGAACATCACACAAGGGTTAATCATAATTAGAAATGTAAGGAAAACAAGTAGAatagtgacaaacaaacaaacaacaagaaaagaGTTAAGTTTAGAGAGGGAGACATACATACCACGTTGAGATTAAAGGAGGAAGATTAGTGTTGAGAGAATTAGACAATTAGTGCAGTGTCGGGAAGAAGCGACAAAAATGTAGGGTTTGTGAATGAATTCTGATCATCTCTCATTATTAACCTTTCTGGGATGGGAACTTGATTCTTAGGTGGGGTTTGGGGGTTAACTCATTATCTACTCtagaatccatttttgaaataatggtgaaaaataaaatatttgtcgttttgggtcgtttttgaaaatatttgtcaaaatggtgtccacgtaggctcgggatttctagacctaaaacacgccactaccaatggcgtgtttataatgagtacggaaagaaacttcattaaaaaatggactaaaaaaacacgccattgggaatggcgggtttcggaggggaaacacgccacccctaatggcgtgtcttatataatttttttttttttttttaagttcagtcagttgaggaaaaaaattgttgtaaagacacgccactactaatggcgtgtttccttcacaaaacacgcctttagtagtggcgtgtttcaggtctagaaatcccgagcctacgtggacaccattttgacaaatattttcaaaaccgacccaaaacgacaaatattttatttttgaccattatttcaaaaatggactctcTACTCTAATTATTtgctttcattttttttaaacccaaaatagaaatgaatcaCACACAAacaaaatactccctcttattctacataaacttccctctttcctttttcatctattcacaatatcttccctattaccttatttagtaaagttttatacttattttaatgaccttatcccacaacaataccccacctcaactcacaacaatacttattttaatcaacttaccccacaacaatacttattttaatcacctcacccacaataataccccacaataccttccATCTCTCCAATTACAAAACCCCGctacaatactttaccttattttaatccctctccttaattctagtgcctcccatgaatagggaggtttatctagaataagagggagtatataaAATGAACGGAAATAAAACACAACACAAACTAAAAAGCATAAAATGGTACTAACCTGGCCAAGACACTCACTCCTCTTATGTCTTGTTGCATCAAACGGAAAAGATGGTCGGGGATGTCATCCAATCCCCAAATCACCACATGTTGTGCTTGAGCCACTCCCACATTTGCTAGCCAATTTGCGCAACCATTCGCTTCTCTATAAATGTGATGCACCTCAATGTTCCAAGGGTAATCATTaaaaaaacatctacaaatttggACTAGATGGGAATGAGCGGATGGCAGCTCTTATTTCGCGCCCATCGGCTTAATTATTACTTGGGAATCCGTCTGGATAACTAAGTGGGAAACAACCTCTCAAGCATTAACCCACGTTTTACAGCCATTAATTCCACTCTTGTGACCGTTGTCATGCCTAGTCTCTCCGTGAATGCAAGTAGCATAATCCCAACCGAGTCTCGAAAAACTTTACCTGCCCCCAATATTCCTAGGTTACCCTTTGATGCACCATCAATATTAAGAACAACCCACCCTTCCGGTGGTGCAACCCATCTCACAAACATTTTGTGGCAACGAGTTCTGTTCGACTCTACTAGCAAGTCGATTGATTCCTTTGCATTCTTTACTTCCCAAATTCGTTGCATTAGGAACGTGAAAGTGCTCGTTGGGATATCATCAGCCCATCCCAAACTCCGACAATTCTGCCACCCCCAAATCCACCACACAACAATACTAAAAGAAGTCGGCCACGTATCTGAACCCATTGTTCTAGGGACCGAAAGGTTCGAAACAACCCAATTACGCAAAGAACCTTCCTCAAAAAGTTGATTCGAAATAGATGAGGAAAATAAACTTCATACCTTACGTGTTTCTCCACAGTCACGAAGAAGATGAAGCGTTGTCTCTTTAATTAAGCCGCAGCTCTCACATGTAGGATAGTCAACAAATCCTCGTCTTGCTCGATTCACATTAGACATTGCTCTATCATGTAGAATTAACCATAAGAAAAGACGGATTCCTTGAGGAACCCACATCTTCCATGGCAATTTCCAAAAGCTCTCAGGTCCGCAAAATCATCATTTATAATTAAACTTATCGCTGATTTTATTGTAAAACTCCCCGACGGACTTTGTACCCAATATAAAGCATCACCATTGTCGATGTCTCCTACCACTTTCGTATGATGCAATGGTTTGTAATATTTCGGCTGGGAGATACTCAGCAAAAGCTCCCATTTCCAACTCGTGTTATCATCcacatgtcatcaacatagatGTCTTGTAATTGGAAGGGGATGTCCGTCGTAACGAACTCCACCAGTTGACGGTCAGTAGCTCAGCTTTAAGCCCAAACCGTGGTTTTTCCATTGCCAATTAACGAGTTCACACCTCTTTTAAGTGTGTCAACAACTTCTATGATTCCTCGCCATACATTCGAACAAGCTTGCTTTGGTTCGAACAGTTTATATCACAACGTCCTTGACAATATTTGTGCCTTAGAAATCGAGCCCACAAAGAATTCGGTTCCGACAACATCCTCCTCCCCAACTTCGCCATGAAAGCCACATTTACCTGTCTCATAGAACGAATCCACATGCCCCTTTTCTACTTCAATCTCGTGACCATATCCCAAGATACAAGGCTGAGGCCTCGCTTCTCCGGGTTCACCCCCCATAAGTGTAATACCCGCCATTTTAAGGGCTCGTTGACCAATTCTTTGACCGTGATGACTGATGACCCTTGTGAGACATGGGATACAAGAGATGTGCATGGTCAAGGAACGGACTTGGAACTCGACCAAGTagctgttactcggccgagtaatggtgactcgatcgagtaagtgtaagtcgatcgagtaggtgcttactcgaccgagtatcagcgtgtcagtgtagatacccagtatctgctgaggctccaacaaacacccgatgattatcggactataacatgctttggaatcgcggcgtttgatcgacaatttgtgtacaactttacgtcggaaaacttaaaacgatttcgaaaataaaacatttcaaaacttttcaaaagtacctggagtgtttaatgcacaacgacggggccgcaatgacactaactagagtcaaaaccgacaccggaccaaaaaccgactcaaaaattcaaatcccgactccaataacgagtcaaaccgagtcaaccaccaaaaacaaaacattcaaagccttttatactaagtgatggggcatattctgcaccgctgaccaagtcaacatattgagcaaggtcaaagatatccacagcaagtcaacgacttatacagcctagccgatgcagcccatcggcctgtcacctgggtctcggcatggcaaccagccagccggggcacatatccgcgtactcatatccaaagacccctcggccggcctgccatgggtccatcggccgagggtagaacggtctttccacctgctagccacttggccacttggccactacgtgacaaaaggtgaaagtctataaatactcctcaaccctcatttaggaaaggatccacaatttaacctaagaatcactattcatctggtaatatcttccttatctctctacaatatatacttcgccaagtaaccacgacttatctctctaagttaactgacttgagcgtcggagtgacttcgctcggtccaaagccgagccctcagtttgttcatcgtttcaggagaccgaaaggaggattcaagccaAGAcctcattctacaagcacgggtggtaactaataactgctctggaattacacccggaacaattggcgccgtctgtggggatcctggccaaaccggtcacgtatgaggccgacgcggtctgcaagaaatcaaatagatcctggccaaaccggtctgcaagaaatcaaacgagagttacataaaagaagtaaaacaaagctctaaaacaggaacataacaggcaaagatgggcctcacaccgaccccactcaccctggttgagggccggtatgaggccgacgcggcaaagcagctcatcctgaagaataatcgaGTGGGGCAACCATCCCTTCTCAAAGATCAAAAAAGtgacgcccgcttctcatccgcaaaGAAGAGGGACCAtcaagcgtccatcttaaccttaccCCGGAGATACATTTCTCATATTCTCCCGGttcacaccgcaagtaaacaaGGCTCTGGAAAGGCCGAGGCAATGGGTAATCAtccggcacttggacgtacacccatcgccgttgccagtccttgcaagaagtaagcttggaCACGGAGACGTAgcctggctccgtctgcacgctgtaccaccccactttaccagAGATTGACGACCGAagatgatgaaggcggcggaataagttaactgttGGGATCTCCCCcctgaagagacagagccacacaaagccgactatcgtcctaacggccaacggatgcagttgagccacagcgacgttcatagctttgacaATGGCCGAGAcgtattcattcaaaggaaaccggagcccatactccaggtgcctgatatatacgccgatatggcctgggagggcaacagaccgctttgaccctcctcggggataacaattttgtacccctcaccgaaggagaaatgaccctcgaaaagagcTTCACCGGAACAACGGGCGAATTTATCGAACCAGGCACGGTCAATACTAGTCGAacaggcctcgccgtgatccgggagatgcggcctctccccatcagaaggagtcctctcatcaccatcatcatcagcatcatcatcttcatcctcccattcctccaaaatttgtggattaacttcgggagaaggagacctaggacccccggaccttaacgggatggcgtctagtaccccctcttcatcaagacgcgacatGGAACCCCCCGGCGTAGGGCTACTGGGtccggcgtcagcagaagacatggtagcaacaattaACAAGTTAAAAagttgagatatgcattctatctgcctcggccatgccgacggtaaaaacgaaggcactcaattaataacgcaagaagacaagtgaagtaTGGTGATCAaaaaagccccggccaagccgagggcgaATAAGACAAACTTTATTGAAGATAACTgaaaggagaatacagacgacggccgtccccatagggataagcctaaacacaacctaccaagagttttACAAACAAAACAAGgtaaagaaaagcaaaagattacaaacatatcacttgaagcgccaaaagatggcagggaggaaaggctcaatagttggcccccgaacagctaaagctatccgagatgccgggtgagtctggtgacgaccgcccgtctccctatgcctgttgctgccctccatcGGTAGCAGCAGCGTCTTCGGTGGCCGGGTCAGGAGAAGGCTCGAcattttcaagtgcctttagcctctcagcctccttcacctttgcatcataggccgccttggccttgGCCTCACTGCCTCGagcgccttcgccgcctccgccttctccgcagccccTGTTTCGCAAagatcggccatctcatccagtggtcaaatttttcccacgggaaggagccttcggGAAGAGCTTGATTGCctcctggtcgcctcctcggcctggtcccgaaattgggcgcacattttagggataagctcagtttgaagcatctcaatatccttctccttttgagcaaggatagcccttgTGTCCCTGTGCGCCTCCGACTGGGCATGGAACATATCCTTCCACTCTTCCCttttggcaaccacggcgtcatgagcgcccttatacctgtcccgctcctccatcaacttggcggtggcggcatcagcagcctcaactttggccctctcggccaatagccgcttctcagcttcctcctcacGATTTCGGGAAGCAAGGAggtccagcttagccttcccggcttccccctttgcagcggagagatcaagcttaagccgttcgatcaatggcccagtttgggccatggccttttcttgctccataatgtgggagccggctagttgagtccacttcgccagcctcttgcatATTTTcgtaccctctgccacaagctcggtggggggAATCTTCTGAAGCAAGGAGTCAGCGGTGGCACTTCTATcgcccgccttctcaggctgcttctctagCTGCCGCTCAGTGAGAACGGCGactgccgacggcggatctacaaaaaatttacacagagcatccatgtcaacatgcattgacacatcagagagtctgtcatcgggaatgtccaacgaaccagctaaatctgaaccgcaagttagatccgtaccagtctggaccctcttgaatggagggccggctgagtctttcttctccccggcaacggtggaaaCAGACGGTGGCTCCTTTCTcttatttggaggaggagggcccctcgcaacggtcaccacctccCCAGAGATATCAacgacctccacatgctccttctgaaccgctggggtcgaagagggagttggCACAGACGCCGTCGCCAACCTAGACGCCGCCTTCTttgttctcttcggcacgcctccgagaacccgtacttgggccgccgccggatccagtgccttcagctgcttgtccatgagttcgttgggagccagtctACGATCACTCGCGTCAGCCGTAGGATGCCGCtgaacgaccttcccgtccttatcaagccctaacctcttcaaggtcctctcagacagatcctggccaaaccggtctgcaagaaatcaaacgagagttacataaaagaagtaaaacaaagctctaaaacaggaacataacaggcaaagatgggcctcacaccgaccccactcaccctggttgagggccggtatgaggccgacgcggcaaagcagctcatcctgaagaataatctgagtcgggggcagccatcccttctcaaagATCAACAATTtgacgcccgcttctcatccgcagtaagagggaccatcgaagcgtccatcttaaccttaccCCGGGAGATACATTTCTCATATTCTccccggttctcacaccgcaagtaaacaaGGCTCTGGAAAGGCCGAGGCAATGGGTAATCAtccggcacttggacgtacacccatcgccgttgccagtccttgcaagaagtaagcttggaCACAGAGACGTAgcctggctccgtctgcacgctgtaccaccccactttaccagagattgacggccgaagatgatgaaggcggcggaataagttaactgttGGGATCTCCCCcctgaagagacagagccacacaaagccgactatcgtcctaacggccaacggatgcagttgagccacaacgacgttcatagctttgacgaTGGCCGAGAcgtattcattcaaaggaaaccggagcccatactccaggtgcctgatatatacgccgatatggcccgggggagggcaacagaccgcctgaccctcctcggggataacaattttgtacccctcaccgaaggagaaatgaccctcgaaaagagcTTCACCGGAACAACGGGCGAATTTATCGAACCAGGCACGATCAATACTAGTCGAacaggcctcgccgtgatccgggagatgcggcctctccccatcagaaggagtcctctcatcaccatcatcatcagcatcatcatcttcatcctcccattcctccaaaatttgtggattaacttcgggagaaggagacctaggacccccggaccttaacgggatggcgtctagtaccccctcttcatcaagacgcgacagGGAACCCCCCGGCGTAGGGCTACTGGGtccggcgtcagcagaagacatggtagcaacaattaACAAGTTAAAAAGttgagaaaaatttgtttgtttaccttgaagaaaagcaccAGCCGAGGTAAcaactctgaagattagaagaaaaagaagcccttgaaagtttagagagaagaaaattttggagaatgaaattggtggccaatttcacggaataactgccctatttataggggaaagcccatgaagaaggaccaatcagggcacagcccatgaagcgtcaaccaatcagcgtacagacacgtgtcagacatgcaaccacggaatgtcaatcgttgtaacagttgaacgtcaatcaatgcaacagtgaccaaacgtcttcaacacgcccattcatatctccttgcctattcatcttcctcaacgaattcctaggtatctgttctccgccggccacatgatcaaccaagctaggtagcaccggccgggggaaatcaaaaacaaccggcactctcaaccctggtctcggccagcgtcactttcttttttccacatcggatgtcctttACAca contains the following coding sequences:
- the LOC141653719 gene encoding protein yippee-like At4g27745 codes for the protein MAGLIGPRLYSCYNCRNNVALHDDIISKAFQGKNSRAFLFSHAMNIDVGPKEDRHLMTGLHTVADVYCSDCHEVLGWKYERAYEESQKYKEGKVILEKSKIVKDNW